One genomic segment of Candidatus Berkiella aquae includes these proteins:
- a CDS encoding NADH-quinone oxidoreductase subunit M yields MQFALPLLSTLVWLPIVGGLLIFALGGQKNPRLARWMALLISLVCLGLCVPLWQGFDAQAVGFQFVEHKAWFPWLNINYDLGVDGFAMPLIILTCLFTPLVIISAWEVIEQKVALYMVSFLMMQGLMCGVFAAMDAILFYVFWEAMLVPMFLIIGIWGGPNRIYATIKFFLYTFLGSVFLLVALIYLYWQTKTTGTPGFAISAFADLSLPLLSQKWILVAFLLAFAVKIPMVPVHTWLPDAHVEAPTGGSVVLAAIMLKMGGYGFLRFMLPIVPDASREWQWLIIGASLVAVVYIGLVAIVQKDMKKLIAYSSIAHMGFVTLGIFISFALLNQDALSTAAMGINGAYVQMISHGFISGALFLCVGVLYDRVHSRQIADYGGVVNTMPLFASFFVLFAMANSGLPGTSGFVGEFFVILAAFHAEPLYAFLAALTLILGAAYTLWMIKRVVFGEVSNQHVAQLTDLNGREATVLTVLAFLVLLFGIWPEPLVEVTQTTTKALLAQISQPKYALYADLNTAFN; encoded by the coding sequence GTGCAATTCGCTTTACCATTACTTAGCACGTTAGTTTGGTTACCCATTGTTGGTGGCCTGCTGATATTTGCCTTAGGCGGTCAAAAAAATCCAAGACTGGCTCGTTGGATGGCATTACTGATTTCTCTGGTTTGCCTAGGGCTTTGTGTGCCTTTATGGCAAGGGTTTGATGCGCAAGCGGTTGGTTTTCAATTTGTTGAGCATAAAGCTTGGTTCCCCTGGTTAAACATCAACTACGATTTAGGGGTTGATGGCTTTGCCATGCCTTTAATCATCTTGACCTGTTTGTTTACCCCATTGGTGATCATTTCTGCATGGGAAGTGATTGAACAAAAAGTCGCACTCTATATGGTGTCCTTTTTAATGATGCAAGGACTCATGTGCGGTGTATTTGCTGCTATGGATGCTATTTTATTTTATGTGTTCTGGGAAGCGATGCTGGTACCGATGTTTTTAATCATTGGGATCTGGGGTGGTCCAAATCGAATTTATGCGACCATTAAATTCTTCTTATATACCTTTTTAGGATCGGTGTTTCTCCTGGTTGCTTTGATTTATCTGTACTGGCAAACCAAAACCACCGGAACGCCTGGCTTTGCGATTTCAGCGTTTGCTGATTTATCGCTGCCATTGTTATCACAAAAATGGATCTTAGTTGCCTTCTTATTAGCCTTTGCCGTGAAAATCCCCATGGTGCCTGTACATACTTGGTTACCGGATGCTCACGTAGAAGCACCTACCGGCGGTTCGGTGGTGCTGGCTGCCATCATGTTGAAAATGGGTGGATATGGCTTCTTACGTTTCATGTTACCCATCGTGCCCGATGCTAGCCGTGAGTGGCAGTGGTTGATTATTGGCGCTTCATTGGTTGCTGTGGTTTACATTGGTTTAGTTGCCATCGTGCAAAAAGATATGAAAAAGCTCATTGCTTATTCATCGATTGCACATATGGGCTTTGTAACACTCGGTATATTCATTTCGTTTGCGCTGCTTAATCAAGATGCCTTATCGACCGCAGCGATGGGTATTAATGGCGCTTATGTACAGATGATTTCACATGGCTTTATTTCTGGCGCGTTGTTCTTATGCGTTGGGGTGTTATATGACCGTGTGCATTCTCGCCAGATCGCCGATTACGGCGGCGTGGTCAATACCATGCCACTCTTTGCCAGCTTCTTTGTTTTGTTTGCAATGGCAAATTCAGGGCTACCGGGTACTTCAGGTTTTGTGGGTGAATTCTTTGTTATCTTAGCGGCATTCCACGCAGAGCCCTTATATGCGTTTCTTGCTGCTTTAACTTTAATACTGGGCGCAGCTTACACGTTGTGGATGATCAAAAGAGTCGTTTTTGGTGAAGTTTCTAATCAACATGTGGCGCAGCTTACCGATCTAAACGGACGTGAAGCGACGGTTTTAACCGTGTTAGCGTTTTTAGTTTTGTTATTTGGTATTTGGCCAGAGCCTTTAGTGGAAGTAACGCAAACAACGACGAAAGCGCTATTGGCGCAGATAAGCCAACCGAAATATGCGCTCTATGCGGATTTAAATACCGCATTTAATTAA
- a CDS encoding NADH-quinone oxidoreductase subunit J: MTITIQQLVFLAFSVMAIVSAIMVVASKNPVKAVLFLVFTFFCTAGLWMLLESEFLSIVLVLVYVGAVMVLFLFVVMMLDVETDNKQPFVKHWPIGLLIAAIMIGVMSMVVGAQHFGLEQIPMPEAFAKDYSHVKALASLLYSNYLLPFEIAGIILLVAMIAAIGLTFRGPRDSKTQKVNLQTQVTKQQRLTIVKMPVVKGEPQA, from the coding sequence ATGACAATTACAATTCAGCAGTTGGTATTTTTAGCGTTCTCTGTGATGGCCATTGTTAGCGCTATCATGGTTGTTGCTTCGAAAAACCCGGTGAAAGCCGTGTTGTTCTTAGTGTTTACCTTTTTCTGTACCGCAGGTCTTTGGATGTTGCTGGAATCAGAATTTTTAAGCATTGTGTTGGTCCTTGTTTATGTTGGGGCCGTGATGGTGTTATTCCTATTCGTTGTCATGATGCTTGATGTTGAAACAGATAATAAACAACCGTTTGTGAAACATTGGCCTATTGGGCTCTTGATTGCCGCGATTATGATAGGTGTCATGAGCATGGTGGTGGGCGCGCAACATTTTGGCTTAGAACAAATACCCATGCCAGAAGCATTTGCCAAAGATTATAGCCACGTTAAAGCATTAGCTTCTCTGCTTTATTCCAATTATTTATTGCCCTTTGAAATTGCCGGTATCATCTTATTAGTTGCCATGATTGCCGCTATTGGTCTGACTTTCCGTGGCCCACGCGATTCCAAAACGCAAAAAGTAAATTTACAAACGCAGGTTACCAAACAACAGCGTTTAACCATCGTTAAAATGCCGGTAGTTAAGGGAGAACCTCAAGCATGA
- the nuoN gene encoding NADH-quinone oxidoreductase subunit NuoN, with protein MEDLWVIMPEIVLASMACIGLILDLFLSKKNRVITYLYSQLTLVVTAVACWHFTVYGSTTTAFSGQFVADPFAQISKLVILIMMFLIFTYSRAYTRDRNIAFGEFHSLSLFCTLGMMFLVSANSLLMIYLGLELLSLPLYALVAMQKDSRNAVEAGMKYFILGALASGLMLYGMSLLFGLSGSIQLNDIATWVHGAQGGQLQVSLFALIFIIVGVAFKLGAVPFHMWVPDVYQGAPTSVTLMVGSAPKVAAFGMAYRLLHDALPGLSAEWTQILMVLAVLSLAIGNILAIAQSNIKRLFAYSTIAHVGFLFLGLLVAPIVGYGPAMYYIVTYALVAAAGFGILLMLSQGYEAERLEDLKGLASKNPWLAFMMLLVAFSLAGVPPTVGFYAKFMVLNALVDAGMTWLAALAVVFSVIGAYYYLKIVRVMYFEQPENAIAPVASVDMRIILSVNGLAILGFGLFPAPLFMICQNIFSSGL; from the coding sequence GTGGAAGATTTATGGGTCATCATGCCAGAGATTGTGTTAGCAAGCATGGCGTGTATTGGATTAATTCTGGATCTATTCTTATCGAAGAAAAACCGGGTTATCACCTATTTATATAGTCAATTGACACTTGTTGTGACGGCAGTGGCTTGTTGGCACTTTACCGTGTACGGCTCAACCACAACGGCATTTTCGGGGCAGTTTGTTGCTGATCCCTTTGCGCAGATTAGCAAACTAGTCATTTTGATAATGATGTTTTTGATTTTCACTTATTCACGCGCTTATACGCGTGATCGCAACATTGCTTTTGGTGAATTTCACTCATTATCATTGTTTTGTACGCTAGGCATGATGTTTTTAGTCTCTGCTAACAGCTTGTTAATGATTTATTTAGGGTTGGAATTGCTGTCTCTTCCTTTGTATGCCTTAGTGGCAATGCAAAAGGATTCACGTAACGCAGTTGAAGCCGGGATGAAATATTTCATCTTAGGTGCCTTAGCTTCGGGTTTAATGCTCTACGGGATGTCACTGTTGTTTGGCTTATCGGGAAGCATTCAACTGAATGACATTGCGACCTGGGTGCATGGCGCACAAGGTGGTCAATTACAGGTTAGCTTATTTGCACTTATCTTTATCATTGTGGGTGTGGCATTTAAGTTAGGTGCTGTTCCTTTCCATATGTGGGTTCCCGATGTTTATCAAGGTGCTCCGACGAGTGTGACCTTAATGGTTGGCTCTGCACCGAAAGTTGCCGCTTTTGGTATGGCTTATCGATTATTACACGATGCATTGCCTGGTTTATCAGCAGAGTGGACCCAAATTTTGATGGTGTTAGCGGTATTATCGCTGGCGATTGGTAATATCCTTGCAATTGCTCAAAGCAATATTAAGCGTCTTTTTGCTTATTCAACCATTGCGCATGTTGGGTTTTTATTTTTAGGTTTATTGGTTGCTCCCATCGTTGGTTATGGTCCAGCAATGTACTACATTGTGACCTATGCGCTAGTGGCGGCTGCCGGCTTTGGTATATTGCTTATGTTAAGCCAAGGCTATGAAGCTGAGCGCTTAGAAGATTTGAAAGGGTTGGCCAGCAAAAATCCTTGGTTAGCATTCATGATGTTATTGGTGGCTTTCTCATTGGCCGGCGTTCCACCAACGGTTGGTTTTTATGCCAAATTTATGGTCTTAAATGCCTTGGTAGATGCAGGAATGACTTGGCTTGCTGCACTGGCTGTGGTTTTCTCGGTCATTGGCGCTTACTACTACTTAAAAATTGTCCGTGTCATGTACTTTGAGCAGCCTGAAAATGCGATTGCCCCTGTTGCAAGCGTTGATATGCGAATCATATTATCAGTCAATGGTTTAGCCATTTTAGGTTTTGGGTTATTCCCTGCACCTTTATTTATGATCTGCCAAAACATCTTTTCCTCCGGTCTTTAA
- a CDS encoding efflux RND transporter periplasmic adaptor subunit codes for MDLLLILTYTAICIFIFKIFRIPLNKWTVPTAVLGGVVIVGALIFGMNYNHPYSEMSLEYFVTTPIIPNVNGQVIEVPVKINAPLKAGETLLKIDPEPFKHKCDSLKAQLKMAQSDLDRAVELVAKKALPERELEVAHSRKDQLTADLAIANYELSQTTIKAPSVGFVTQVAVRPGMRAVAMPLRPLMIFVPIESKHFIGWFRQNSLLRLKPGDKAEVIFDGIPGTIFTGNVKYVFNVLAEGQISPNGELIDSKKAKDPGRVAVRIEITDPAFEKYRNALPGGSYGQAAIYTQHAKHLSIIRKVLIRMAAWMNYLFPIH; via the coding sequence ATGGATCTCTTATTGATACTCACCTACACCGCCATCTGTATTTTTATTTTTAAAATTTTTCGGATCCCACTCAATAAATGGACCGTTCCTACCGCGGTATTAGGTGGTGTCGTCATTGTCGGTGCGTTGATTTTTGGCATGAATTATAATCATCCTTATTCTGAAATGAGCCTTGAATACTTTGTCACAACGCCTATCATTCCCAATGTAAATGGTCAAGTCATCGAAGTGCCCGTTAAAATCAATGCACCATTAAAAGCGGGTGAAACATTACTTAAAATCGATCCTGAACCTTTTAAACATAAATGTGATTCACTCAAAGCGCAGCTAAAAATGGCTCAATCTGATCTTGATCGCGCGGTTGAATTAGTCGCTAAAAAAGCATTGCCTGAACGAGAACTTGAAGTTGCTCATTCTCGTAAAGATCAACTCACAGCCGATCTTGCTATCGCAAATTATGAATTATCACAAACCACGATTAAAGCACCCAGTGTGGGTTTTGTGACGCAAGTTGCAGTGCGTCCCGGCATGCGCGCTGTCGCGATGCCCCTTCGTCCTTTGATGATTTTTGTTCCGATAGAATCAAAACATTTTATTGGTTGGTTTAGGCAAAATAGCCTGTTGCGCTTAAAACCTGGCGATAAAGCAGAAGTGATTTTTGATGGTATTCCAGGAACCATTTTCACAGGTAATGTCAAATATGTCTTTAATGTATTAGCAGAGGGTCAAATTTCTCCTAATGGCGAGTTGATTGATTCCAAAAAAGCCAAAGATCCGGGGCGTGTTGCTGTGCGAATTGAAATCACCGATCCCGCGTTTGAAAAATATCGTAATGCCTTACCGGGCGGTTCTTACGGGCAAGCTGCAATTTATACGCAACATGCTAAACACTTATCTATCATACGAAAGGTGTTAATCAGAATGGCGGCATGGATGAATTATTTATTTCCGATTCATTAA
- a CDS encoding DUF3302 domain-containing protein, producing the protein MLDYFALILLIFVAIVIFYGIIAIHDIPYEIAKSRQHPQQDAIHVAGWISLFTLHVIWPFLWIWATLYRPDRGWGFVQESEEKADIEKLQALIIQMQTELKTMASEDKNHKASLSSLIETLRARIEAIEAKGNKEVP; encoded by the coding sequence ATGCTGGATTATTTTGCACTCATACTGCTTATATTTGTAGCCATCGTGATATTCTACGGAATCATCGCTATTCATGATATTCCTTATGAAATCGCTAAGTCTCGTCAACATCCACAACAAGATGCTATTCATGTGGCAGGTTGGATTAGTTTATTTACGTTACATGTGATATGGCCATTTTTATGGATTTGGGCCACTTTATATCGACCCGATAGAGGGTGGGGATTTGTACAAGAATCGGAAGAAAAAGCGGATATTGAAAAACTACAAGCCCTGATTATTCAAATGCAAACTGAACTCAAAACCATGGCCTCTGAAGATAAGAACCACAAGGCTTCTTTATCCTCTCTTATTGAAACTTTACGTGCCAGAATTGAAGCCATCGAAGCAAAAGGCAATAAGGAAGTGCCCTAA
- the nuoK gene encoding NADH-quinone oxidoreductase subunit NuoK: MIGLNIYLTFAAILFSIGVAGIYINRKNVILLLMCVELILLAVNTNFVAFSSFLRNQVGEVFVFFILTVAAAEAAIGLAILVVLFRSRKTINVEELDLLKG, from the coding sequence ATGATTGGTTTGAATATATACCTTACTTTTGCAGCCATCTTATTTAGCATTGGCGTAGCAGGCATTTACATCAACCGTAAGAATGTGATCTTACTGTTGATGTGTGTTGAATTAATTTTGTTGGCAGTGAATACCAACTTTGTTGCCTTTTCGAGTTTCTTACGAAACCAAGTAGGGGAAGTTTTTGTATTCTTTATTTTAACCGTAGCTGCTGCAGAGGCTGCCATTGGGCTGGCGATATTGGTTGTCCTATTTCGCAGTCGCAAAACAATTAATGTTGAAGAGCTGGATCTACTGAAGGGGTAA
- the nuoL gene encoding NADH-quinone oxidoreductase subunit L: MQHHILTECLIVVFSPLLAAIIAGLGKKLVGRAGAHSITIIAVAVSFFTSLLIAKQMLLDKSLPMQLDMTLYTWAAIEPLRFQVGFLLDSLTVLMMCVVTFVSWMVHIYTIGYMHEDPGYQRFFSYISLFTFAMLMLVMSNNFLQLFFGWEAVGLVSYLLIGFWFKRESAIFANLKAFLVNRVGDFGFLLGISAVLMVFGTLDYLPVFQKAPGVAAANPMIEIIAGHEWSAFTVIGILLFIGAMGKSAQVPLHVWLPDSMEGPTPISALIHAATMVTAGVFMVARMSPLFEYSDTALAFIMTIGAATCFLMGLVGIVQNDIKRVVAYSTLSQLGYMVTALGVSAYAAGIFHLMTHAFFKALLFLGAGSVIIAMHHEQDIRQMGGLRKYMPITYITMLLGSLALIGFPFFSGFYSKDTIIEAVHLSNLPGANIAYWLILGSVFVTALYSFRMFFLVFHTKERMDEHTRSHLHESPMVVWLPLVLLAIPSVVIGAWFMGPVFGDFFNGVIYVLPEHGVMKTLAEEFHGPVAMALHGFTATPFYLAIAGVVVAYVFYVLKPSLAETVRKIFSPLYTVLVNKYGFDAFNQTVIAGGTRGIGRLFWHVGDEKLIDGLIVNGSAKTVGFSAKVLRHLQSGYVYHYAFAMITGLLALTLWLMVRG; encoded by the coding sequence GTGCAACACCATATTTTAACTGAATGTTTAATTGTGGTTTTTTCGCCGCTGCTTGCTGCCATCATAGCAGGGTTAGGTAAAAAACTTGTTGGTCGCGCTGGCGCCCACTCGATCACCATCATTGCGGTAGCGGTCAGCTTTTTCACCTCACTGCTGATTGCCAAGCAAATGCTCTTAGACAAAAGTCTGCCAATGCAATTGGATATGACCCTTTACACGTGGGCAGCGATTGAACCGCTTCGTTTTCAAGTCGGTTTCTTGCTGGATTCACTCACGGTTTTAATGATGTGTGTGGTCACGTTTGTTTCATGGATGGTGCATATCTATACCATTGGTTATATGCATGAAGATCCAGGCTACCAACGATTCTTTAGCTACATTTCACTCTTTACGTTTGCGATGTTAATGCTGGTCATGTCCAACAATTTCCTTCAGCTCTTTTTTGGTTGGGAAGCGGTAGGGCTTGTGTCTTATCTGTTGATTGGTTTTTGGTTTAAACGTGAGTCCGCGATTTTCGCGAACCTGAAAGCTTTCTTAGTCAACCGCGTGGGTGACTTTGGTTTCTTATTAGGCATTTCGGCAGTGTTGATGGTATTTGGTACCTTGGATTATCTGCCCGTCTTCCAAAAAGCGCCCGGCGTAGCTGCCGCTAACCCCATGATTGAAATCATTGCGGGCCATGAATGGTCTGCCTTCACGGTGATTGGCATCTTATTATTCATTGGCGCCATGGGTAAATCGGCTCAAGTGCCGCTTCATGTTTGGTTGCCAGATTCCATGGAAGGCCCAACACCCATTTCTGCACTCATCCATGCTGCAACCATGGTAACAGCAGGGGTATTTATGGTGGCTCGCATGTCACCGCTATTTGAATACTCCGATACAGCACTCGCATTCATCATGACCATTGGTGCTGCAACTTGCTTCTTAATGGGCTTAGTTGGCATTGTGCAAAACGATATTAAACGTGTGGTTGCTTATTCCACGTTGTCACAATTAGGTTACATGGTGACAGCATTAGGGGTTTCCGCTTATGCCGCAGGTATTTTCCACTTAATGACCCACGCATTCTTTAAAGCATTGCTGTTCTTAGGAGCAGGATCTGTCATCATTGCGATGCATCATGAGCAAGATATTCGTCAGATGGGTGGTTTACGTAAATACATGCCCATTACTTATATCACCATGTTACTCGGTTCTTTGGCACTCATTGGCTTCCCCTTCTTTTCGGGTTTTTACTCCAAAGATACGATTATCGAAGCGGTTCATTTGAGTAACTTGCCAGGAGCTAATATTGCTTACTGGTTAATATTAGGCAGTGTCTTTGTGACGGCTTTGTACTCTTTCAGAATGTTTTTCTTAGTGTTCCACACCAAAGAACGCATGGATGAGCACACCCGTTCACACTTACATGAATCACCCATGGTGGTCTGGTTGCCATTGGTCTTGTTAGCCATTCCTTCGGTTGTTATTGGTGCTTGGTTTATGGGCCCCGTGTTCGGCGATTTCTTCAATGGCGTTATTTATGTCTTGCCTGAGCATGGTGTCATGAAAACCTTAGCAGAAGAATTTCATGGACCCGTTGCCATGGCATTACATGGTTTTACAGCAACGCCATTTTATCTTGCTATCGCTGGGGTTGTGGTTGCTTATGTGTTTTATGTTTTGAAGCCATCATTAGCAGAGACTGTCCGCAAGATATTTTCACCGCTTTATACCGTATTGGTTAACAAATATGGTTTTGATGCTTTCAATCAAACCGTCATTGCGGGTGGAACTCGTGGTATCGGACGGCTTTTCTGGCATGTGGGAGATGAAAAATTGATTGATGGGCTCATCGTCAATGGTTCAGCTAAGACAGTTGGTTTTTCTGCCAAAGTATTGCGCCATCTGCAATCCGGTTATGTTTATCATTATGCATTTGCAATGATTACCGGATTACTCGCGCTTACTTTATGGCTTATGGTTAGAGGATAA